The genome window TGGTTTTGAGGATAAATGCGCTGGCCAAGGGACATTCGGGCATAAGACATAAGACGCTAAAACTGCTGGTGGATATGCTAAACAAAGGAGTACATCCGGTGATGCCTGCCCAGGGCTCGCTGGGTGCAAGCGGTGATCTTGCTCCACTTGCTCATATGGCCCTGGTGCTCATGGGAGAAGGCAGAGCGAAAGTAGATGGTAAAGAGATGACCGGTAAAAAGGCTCTGGCCCGATGCGGTCTTTCCCCGGTCAAACTTGACAGCAAGGAAGGTCTGGCCCTTATAAATGGAACTCAGATGATGACAGCTTTTGCGGCGCTGTCTCTGGTCGATGCTCTCAATCTTCTGCAGCATGCCGATATCGCTCTGGGATTGACAATGGAGGGAGTGGAGGGGATCCTTGCCCCCTTTAAAAATGTCGTCCACGAGGTAAGACCTCATCCCGGACAGAGTCTGGTTGCCGCCAATCTTTACAATCTGCTCAAAGAGAGCTCTCTGGTCTTAGAAAAACAGGATGACAGAGTTCAGGATGCTTATTCTCTGCGCTGTGCTCCCCAGGTACACGGGGCCAGCAGAGATGCTTATAACCATGTCAAAAAAACGATCAGCCGCGAGGTCAATTCCGCCACGGATAATCCCCTGCTTTTTCCTGATCGCGATGAAATAATATCTGGGGGTAATTTTCACGGGCAGCCCCTCGCTCTGACCCTCGATTACCTGGCTATGGCTCTTTCAGAGATAGGAAATATCTCTGAGAGGAGGGTTTTTAGAATGTTAGATGGAACTTTAAACAATGATCTCCCCATGTTTTTGACAGAGCACGGGGGGTTGAACTCAGGTTATATGGTAGCTCAGTATACCTCGGCTTCTCTGGTCGGAGAAAATAAAATGCTGACCTCACCGGCTTCGACCGATTCTATCCCCACCTCTGCCAACCAGGAAGATCATGTCAGCATGGGAGCAGTCAGTGCCCGCAAATTAAAACGCATAGTCGAAAATCTCAGCAATATTATCGCGATAGAATTTGTAACAGCGGCTCAGGCAGTTGAGATGCGCACAGAAGATCCAAAAAAGGAACTCGCTCCCGCCACATTCCTGGTTTTTCAGCGGATAAGAAAGATTGTGCCCAAAATGGAAAAGGATCGGGTACTTGCAGAGGATATCGCCAGCATGAAGAAATTGATCGCCGAAGAGGAGATTCTTAATATCGTAAAAAATAAGATGGATTTTGCCTGACTTAAATTCTTTCCACCCATTCTGCTTTTTAAGGTAAAATAATTGTAGGACGAGATTGGCAGCTGTTCCGGCAGGAAGGAATTTCCCGAGGAGATTAGAACTATAAAAAAAAGCATCTAAAATCATATCTGGAGAGCAAAAACCATGAAAATCAATCTCAGCGAAAAAGCACACGAGAAGATCTTTCGTCCGCGGGAAATTTCACCCGAAAATTTCTGTATAAAGATAACCCTGGATGATATAGGCTGAAAGGGTTCCCGCTATAATCTGGCTCTGGTGGAGCCTGCGGAAAATATCGAACAGTATGCCAATTTCCAGACTTTCAGTCAGGATGGCCTGAATTTTCTGGTGGAAAATGCGGTGAAGATTTCAGCTGAGGAGATAAATATAGAGGTAGAAAAAATTGCGGATAGCGAGGAAATAATAGTCTATAATGCCAATTTCGCTCCGGAACTGCATATCAAACCGGAAAAGTATATCGTGAAACTATAACGGGAAGGAAGAGGATAGATGGAGGATCTCGCGGGAAAGCTGGAAAGCGCAGAAAAGGCAGAGGATTTGAGAAGCATTCTCCGCCAGAGATACGGAGCTCCGTCGGAGGAGATGATCTCACCGCGCACCAGAGTTGAGAGGGCGCTGACTCACCAGCAGCCGGACAGGGTTCCTTTTGATTTCTGGGCTGTGCCGGCGATAAAAAAGCGGCTAAAAAAGCTTCTGGCTGCAGATGAAATCGATGAGGTTTACCGGCTTCTGGGAGTCGACTGCCGCCAGGCCCGGCCCGCCTATGTGGGGCCGGCCCCGCTAAAAAAAGAAGATGGAGCCTATGTCGACCGCTGGGGGACTGTTCGTCAGCAGGTGAAAAACTCCAGCGGCGGAATCTATGAGGAATACGCCGCCTATCCACTGAATGATTTTGAGAGTCCGGCCGCTATCAAAAGCTGGGAGGGCTGGCCTGAAATCGGCCACTGGGATTTTTCCGATCTCGATCAGAGGATAGAATGCTTAAACGAGGATACCCGCTATCACATCCGCCTCGAGCTGGGCGGCATTTTTGAGCTCTCCTGGGGGCTTTACGGTTTTGCCGATTTTCTCACCGATCTGGTGGAGAGACCGGAACTTCCCTGCGCTGTCATGGATAAGTTCACCGGGCTTTTCTGCCGGATCGCCCGCCGGGCCCTGGAGCAGGCCGGTGATAAAATTGATCTGGTCTATACCTACGATGATGTGGGCACCCAGTCCAACCTGCTCATCTCCAAAAAGATGTGGCGGGAATTTCTGCTGCCCCGTCACCAAAAGCTCAACGAGGTGATCAAAAGTTATTCAAAGCCGATCATGTATCACAGCTGCGGCGCCATCTATCCGCTCATCAGCGAACTCAAGGAGAAGATGGGTATCGATGTGCTAAATCCCCTGCAGCCGCGAGCTGAAGGGATGGATATGAAAAAGATAAAGAAAAATTATGGCGGCAGCCTCAGCTTTCACGGAGGCATCGATCTGCAGAAAACGCTGCCCCGGGGCAGTCCGGCCGAAGTGAGAGAAGAGGCCCGGAAGAGATGTCAGGTGCTCGGCAGAGGCGGCGGCTATATCTGTGCTCCGGCCCATCATGTCCAGTCCGACACTCCCCTCGGGAACATAATCGCACTCTACACCGCTGACCGGGAACTTTAAGATGAATAAATTTGAGGACTGAAACTGATGAAGATAAAATTGAGATCGCGGATAAAAAAATTTAAAAAGATGTCATACGTGGAAGCTGAAACCGATCCCGTTCTGGAAGGAGAGGATATCTCGCTGGATTGTTCGCTGGGAGTAAATCCGCTGGGACCGCTGCCGGAGGCTGATCGCGCCGCCGAAGAGATCGACTGGCAGCGGGTGGGAGATTATCCCGATCCGGCATACCCGGAGCTGCGCGAGCTCATAAGCTGCTGCTGGCAGGGGATTTTCCAGCCTGATGAGGATCAGATTTTCATCGGCAGCGGAGCAGCTGGACTGCTGGAGAGAGTGCTGAAGCTTTTCCTGGAAAAAGATAAGGTGGTCTTCGGTTTTAGGCCCCAGTTTCCGGAGGTTTGCAACTTTGTTAAAATACTCGGCGGAAAGTATGACTCGATTCCCCTGGCCGCAGACGGATTTAAATTCGAGGGCGAAAAATTTCTGGAAAGCATTCGGCCCGGGCACGATCTCATTTTCATAGATAATCCCAACAATCCCAGCGGTCAGATCATAGATATCGACCTTCTGGCCCGGGTGGCCGCCAGGGCGGCCGAAGAGGAAATTCCGGTCATAATTGATGAGGCTTACGGAGGGTTTATGAGCTGTGATAATTCGGCCCTGAAGCTTCTGGAGGACTGCGAGAATTTACTCGTGATCAGATCGCTCTCCAAGGGTTTAGGACTGGCCAACCTGCGGCTGGGTTATCTGGTCACCTCAAAAACGATAGCGCAATACTACAGACAGATAAATCTATCGCCCTTCACCTGCCCGGACATCCTCCGGCCTTTCTGGGAGCAAGCTTTGACCGATCGGGATTACCTCGCGATGTCCAGAGAAAAAATAGCCCGGTCTAAATCCCGGATTATGAGAGAGATAGAAAAGGAGGAAGGATTCGATCTGGCGGCCACCGACGCTGAAGTCCCAATTCTGCTGCTCGGCGCGAAGAACGATATCAACCTGTATCGGGAGTTTCGGCAGAGGGGCATCAAAACCGCACCGGGCGATCAATTTCCGGGACTGGACAGATCTTTTGTGCGCATCCAAACCCCTGTAAAGGATGAAAATATCGATAAACTTTTGACCACTATCAAAAAAATAATTTGAGGAGGGATATTGATGAGTTCGATCGAAGAGATCGCCGCAGAAGAGAGCCCGGCTGCAGTCGGACCTTATTCGCAGGGAGTGACTTTTGAAAATCATGTTTTTGTCAGCGGTCAGCTTCCTCTGAAGCCAGAAGGTGGAATGGTCAGCGGAGATATTGCCGACCAGGCGGAGCAGTGCCTGGAGAATATCGAGAAAATTTTGAGCGAGGCGGGAGCGAACTTCGACGATGTGCTGAAAGCGAGAATTTTCCTGGACGATCTCGATGATTTTGACGAGGTTAACGAGGTTTATCGAAAATTCTTCTCTGAACCCTACCCCGCCCGCAGCTGCGTCGAGGTGGCCCGGCTGCCCAAAGGGGCCGGACTGGAGATAGAAGTGCTGGCCAGGCGTTAAAATCTCAATATTATGAATTTTAAAGGCCGACAAGGAAAACCTGCAAAAGAAACAGAATTAATATCACAGAAGCGTCCTGTAATACAGGTAGTCAGATATACAGCTATACCAATTTTAAAGCCGGAGGAAAAATTTGATGTTTGAAGATGAGACGATAGAACAATCCAACATGTATGAAAAAATCGTCGAAAGAATATTGGATCTGCTTAAGGAAGGAGAGCTTAAGCCGGGCGATAATCTTCCTTCCGAGAAAAAACTGGCTCAAAATTTTGGCGTGAGCAGGGTTACCATCCGGGAAAGCCTGCAGGTGCTCGAACTTTTAGGTCTTATTGAAAAGAAAAAAGGGGCCAGCACAGAGGTAATATCTGATAGGCCGATATTTAAAAATATTTTCTCCCTTTCTTTTGATGAAAACACCGAAGAAACATTGTTAGAATTATATGAGATAAGAATTTTAATAGAACCCGAGGTGGTCAAAAGAGTGGCCGCCAGAGAACTAAGCGATAAAAAACTGGCGGATATAGAAAAAGCCCTTAAAAAGATGAAATCACAGATAGAAAAGGGGGAAGCAGGACGTCTGGAGGATATTACGTTTCATCAGGCAATCATCAAAGCCTGGGGCAACAACATACTGACTTCATTTATAATAAGTTTAATCGAGCTGCAGCATAAAAGCAGAAAAATAACCCTGACCGATCGCCCCGAGGAAGCCTTTCGATATCATCAGGAAATATATAAGGCAGTCGTCGAGGGTGCTTCTGAAAAAGCCAGCCAGGCTATGAAGGCCCACCTCAAAGAATCGATGGAAGTTCTGCAGAAAAGATTATGATCAACTATATCAGGATATAAAGAAGTTATAATATTTGCATTATAGTTTAATTTTTTATTTTTTTGTAATTGGGGGTCTTCTTGTTATCAGCTGATAGATATCGCATAAGATCGGGGAAAAATTTCATTGTGAACGCAGCTTTATATCTTACAGTACAACTAAATGAGGTTTTTGACACACCTATTAACATCTGAAGACAAGAAGATCAGTAATTGGTACGGCGATCTGGCAAAGAGTTGGTCGCAACATATTTTAGCATCGCAAAATAATTATCAACAGCAGGGGGTTTTTATCAATATGGATGTTTCTGATGAAGTGCGCGATCCCACAATCGGCGAAGTTCTTCTGGTGCTGGTTGCCTTTTTAGTTGTCGTTTTCTCCTTTGTTTCCATCTACGATCTGCCGATTCAGCTGGCTTTGTTCATCTCCTGGTTTTTAGTCATAGCGCTGGGAGTAAGGCTGGGCTATAGTTATGAAGAACTGGAAGAAGGGCTTATGGACGGTATCCGTGAGGGAATGGGAGCTATTTTGATCCTCATCACCGTCGGTACTCTGATCGGTACCTGGATTGCCGGTGGAGTGATAGCAACTCTTATCTACTACGGACTTGCTATTATTCATCCCAGTATATTCCTCCTGGCTACACTTATCATCACCTCTTTGACCTCACTCGCCACCGGAACCTCCTGGGGTTCGGCCGGAACCTCCGGGATCGCCATGATGGGAGTGGGAGCTGGCTTTGGTTATCCCATGCCGCTGGTCGCCGGAGCGGTGCTTTCCGGAGTTTATTTTGGCGATAAACTCTCGCCTCTTTCCGACAGCACCAACTTCACCGCCTCCATGAGCAATGTAAAAGTCATCGAACACGTACGATCCATGCTTACTTTGATAGTTCCGGCCTGGGTGATTTCGGCGATACTTTACACTATAGTCGGGTTGATGATGGATGTCGGTACCGCGCCGGAAGAGATGGCCCGGGTGGAAGAATACATGGAAGTTATGTCGACTCACTTTTCCATCAATCCCATCATGCTCATTCCTGCCGCCGTAGTAATTATTCTGTTGGTCATGAGAAAGCCTCCTGTGGCCAGCATCGCCTTTGGAGCTCTGCTGGGAGTTGTCTGGGCGGCGGTATTTCAGGGCATAGGCTTTTTCGAGGCGCTGGGCACGGCCTATGACGGATTCGTGCTGGATACCGGCGTCGAATTCATCGATGATCTGCTCTCGCGCGGCGGAATTTACGAAATGCTTCCTTCGATTGCGGTGATCATGTTCGGCCTGGGCTTCGGCGGTCTGCTGGAAAAGGTCGGCGGACTGCGGGTTATCGTGGACAAGATATCCCATCTCTTCAAAAATCCGGGACGGACAGCCATCGGCTCGATCGTGGTCGGCATAATGGGTAACATGTTCGGATCGGCCATGTACGTATCGGTTATAGTTCCGCCCAAAATCATGCAGGGCAGCTATGACAAACTCAACCTGAAACGCACGGTGCTCTCGCGCAACACAGAGGTGGGCGGCACGCTGACTTCGGCCATGGTTCCCTGGTCCGATAACGGCATCTTTATGTCCACTCTGCTGGGAGTCTCGGTATTCGAGTATATACCTTATATGTGGATGGCTTTTATCGCGATGATTCTGGCCGTTCTCTACGGTTATACCGGCCTCTTTATGTGGAAGACGGATGAGGAGACTCGATGAGAACCGGCTGTTCAATCCTGATCAGAAACAGGAACAGGAGGGAGTATTTTGAGATACTCCGGATAAATTTTGTCGGTAAGCAAACAGAGGTGAAATAAATGCAGGATATATTGATAGTTTCGACCGGAGGCACGATCGCCTCGGTCGAATCGGTAAATGGTAAGACTCCAGGATTGAGAGCTAAAGAGCTGATCGAATATCTTCCCGGTTTGAAATCTGCCGGCAGCCTGGAAACGATCGATGTTTTTGAGATTGACAGCACCAACATGCAGCCGGAGGACTGGCTGACAATAGCCGAAGTCATCCGCGAACAGAGCCAGGATTACGAGGGAGTGGTGGTGACTCACGGCACCGATACCATGGCCTACACCGCCGGCGCGCTTACCTACCTGCTGCAGGATCTCGAGCTGCCGGTGGTGCTCACCGGTTCGATGCGTCCGATCGGCAGGCCGATGAGCGATGCCCGCGGCAATCTCGTAGATGCCATTCGCTGCGCCTGCCGGGACATAGAAGGGGTCTTTGTGGTTTTTGACGGTAAAGTTTTAAACGGGCCTCGCGCCGTCAAAGTGCACACCAGGAAATTTGCTGCCTTCGAGTCAATCAACTATCCGCCGGTGGGAGAAGTATGCGGCAACAGAATCAGGTTCAACAGTGAGATATTCAAAGATTTTGACGGCGCCGGCGAGGAAACCGCCGCCGGAAAGTCACCGGCAGAGCTCAGACCTGGATCTGTACCGGCAGAAAAGCCGGCTTTAAATCCGAATGTGGCGCTCGTAAAATTATTTCCGGGGCTCGAGCCCGACCTGATAACCCGGCTGGCTGATGAACGAGACGGTCTGGTGCTGGAAGCTTTCGGGCTCGGCAATGTTCCTTTCCGGGAGCGCGATCTATCCCGCCGGATAGATGAAGCTCTCTCCAGAGTTCCCATCGCGGTAACTTCGGAAGTCCAGGCCGGCAGCACCGACCTTTCGACCTATGAGGCGGGCAAGAGAATAAAAGATGCGGGTGTTATTTCCTCTAAGGATATGACAACTCCCGCCCTCATGACCAAGTTTATGTGGGCGCTGTCCCGGGCGGAAAATCGGGACGAAATAGAAAAACTGCTGCACCAACCTGTGCAGGCCGATATCATTCCGGCGCCCTCCCGGAGCTGAGAGGGCGTCTTTTGCCTGTTTTTTCTGCCTGTTTTTGCAGTGAAATTCACAGAAAAACAGGGATATAGAAGGGATATAGAAAGTTGATGTTTTTTCAGCTATAGCTGTATTTTGAGGGGGTTAGCAAGTTATGGAGTCTCGAATTGAAGAAGATTCGATCGGCAAAAAAGAGATACCGGCCGGAGCCTATTACGGTGTTCATTCGCTGCGGGCTGCGGAGAACTTTCAGATCACCGATCTCAATATCCACCCGCGGCTGGTACGCTCGCTGGCCAAGATAAAAAAGGCCGCTGCCATCACCAACTCGCGCATAGGTCTCTTGGAGGACAGCAGGGCTGAAGCCATAAGCCAGGCCTGCGATGAGGTGATTGGCGGAGCTTATCGCGATCAGTTTATAGTCGATGCTGTCCAGGGCGGAGCGGGCACCTCGATCAACATGAACATGAACGAGGTGCTGGCCAACCGGGCCATCGAAATTCTCGGCGGCGAAAAGGGCGATTACGATGTCGTTCATCCCAACAACGATGTCAACATGGGCCAGTCGACCAACGATGTCATCCCCACCGCCGCCAAGATAACGACAATCAGCATGCTGGAGGAGGTTGTGGAAAGGGTCGAGGCGCTGCATGAGGCTTTAGATGAGAAAGGCGATGAATTCGACGAAATAATCAAGATGGGCCGGACCCAGCTCCAGGATGCAGTCCCCATCAGGCTGGGCCAGGAGTTTAAGGCTTACGCCACGGCCGTCCGCAGGGATAGGCGGCGAATAGAGGAGACGATCGAGGATCTCAAGGTGATCAATCTGGGCGCTACCGCTGTCGGCACCGGTCTCAACGCCGACCAGAATTATTTCGACATCGTCACCAGGGTGCTCAAGGATATCACCGCTCTCGATCTCACCCAGGCGGAAGATCTGATCGATGCCACCCAGAACGTCGATGCTTTCGTGGGGGTCTCCTCTTCGCTCAAAACCTGCGTCAGCAATCTCTCCAAGATAGCCAGCGATCTCAGGCTGATGTCTTCCGGACCGAGAACCGGACTCAACGAGATAAATCTGCCCGCGGTTCAGGCCGGCTCCTCTATCATGCCCGGCAAGGTCAATCCGGTGATACCCGAGGTTATCAACCAGATAGCCTATCACATCATGGGCAGCGATGCCACCATAACCAAGGCGGCCGAGGCCGGTCAGCTCGAGCTGAATGTTATGCAGCCGGTCATCATGTACAATCTCTTCCAGGCCATCGAGATGCTGCGCAAGGGGCTGGAAACTTTTGTGGAAAACTGCATAAAGGGCATCGAGGCGAACGCGGAGCGGTGTGAGGAGCTTGTCGACAGCAGCGTCGGTATCATCACAGCTATAAGCCCCCATATAGGTTACGAGACAGCCGCCCGCATAGCCAAAAGAGCTCTCGATGAGGACAGATCGGTGCGCGAGGTAATTCTGGAGGAGGAGATTCTGGACGAGGCGAAGCTGGAAAAAATTCTCAATCCCTACGAGATGACCGAACCGGGTATTGCCGGCCGCGATATTCTGAATGAAGAAGAGGAGTGATGATCGGAATATGCGCAAAATAAAAGTTGATGAAATTACGGAGGAAGTAGCGCGCCTGGCCCAGGAGAGCAACTATTATCTGCCGGATGAGATGGAGGAGTTTTTAGATAAGGCAGCCCGCCAGGAAGAGTCGCCGGCCGCCCGCGAGGCGCTCGAGCAGATCCGCAAAAACGCCGAAATAGCGGCTGAGGAAAAACTGCCGATGTGCCAGGATACCGGCGTGACCGTCGTCTTCGCCGAAATCGGAAGCCAGGTCGAACTCGTGGGAGGCACGCTGAGAGAAGCTGTCAATGCCGGTGTGAGAAAAGGCTACAAAGAAGGCTATCTGCGCAAGTCGATCGTGAAAGATCCCGCTGGCAGCCGCGAAAACACCGGCGATAATACCCCGGCGGTAATTCATACGGAGCTGGTGTCTGGCGATGATTTAAAGCTGACGGTGGCTCCTAAAGGCGGCGGCAGTGAGAACATGAGCCGACTTGAGATGCTGACTCCGGCTGCCGGAGTGGCGGGGGTCAAAGATTTTGTGGTCGACACCGTGATCGAAGCCGGCCCCAACCCCTGTCCGCCGATAATAGTCGGCGTCGGCATCGGCGGCAATTTCGAAAAATGTGCGCTGCTGGCCAAAAAGGCGCTGCTGGAACCGCTCACACCGGAAAGAAAAGATTCCGAGATGCCGGAACTGGAAAAGGAACTTTTAGAGGAGATCAACAAAAGCGGCATCGGAGCCCAGGGATTTGGCGGCATCACCACTGCTCTGGCGGTCAACATAAAGACCCATCCCTGCCATATAGCCTCGCTGCCGGTAGCTGTTAATATCAACTGTCACGCCGCCCGCCATAAGTCGACGGTTATTTGAGATATTTTCTGTTGCTTGAGAGACCTGAGTAAATGCTGCGGGAAAGCTGGAAAGAAAGCGGCAATCTTATCAGGAGTGATAAAAGAGATGAGCATCAAACTGGAAACTCCCCTGGAAGAGGAAAAGCTGGCCGAGCTTAGAGCCGGCGACTCGGTGGAAGTCTCGGGCATCATCTATACCGCCCGTGATGCAGCCCATGAGAGATTGGTCAACCGTCTGGAAGAGGGTGAAAACTTGCCTTTCGAGATCCGGGGTCAGATGATTTATTACGTAGGACCGGCCCCGGCTAAACCCGGCTATGCGATCGGTCCGGCCGGCCCTACGACCAGCAGCCGGATGGACCCATATACGCCTCCGCTTTTGGAGGCCGG of Halarsenatibacter silvermanii contains these proteins:
- the hutH gene encoding histidine ammonia-lyase, whose translation is MIKIDGQKLSVEEVVQVARENKKVTLAEAAIEDVKKARRQVEKVVEENRICYGLNTGFGRFSDTRISPQEVLQLQENLIRSHAVGTGKPLSREVVRATMVLRINALAKGHSGIRHKTLKLLVDMLNKGVHPVMPAQGSLGASGDLAPLAHMALVLMGEGRAKVDGKEMTGKKALARCGLSPVKLDSKEGLALINGTQMMTAFAALSLVDALNLLQHADIALGLTMEGVEGILAPFKNVVHEVRPHPGQSLVAANLYNLLKESSLVLEKQDDRVQDAYSLRCAPQVHGASRDAYNHVKKTISREVNSATDNPLLFPDRDEIISGGNFHGQPLALTLDYLAMALSEIGNISERRVFRMLDGTLNNDLPMFLTEHGGLNSGYMVAQYTSASLVGENKMLTSPASTDSIPTSANQEDHVSMGAVSARKLKRIVENLSNIIAIEFVTAAQAVEMRTEDPKKELAPATFLVFQRIRKIVPKMEKDRVLAEDIASMKKLIAEEEILNIVKNKMDFA
- a CDS encoding uroporphyrinogen decarboxylase family protein — encoded protein: MEDLAGKLESAEKAEDLRSILRQRYGAPSEEMISPRTRVERALTHQQPDRVPFDFWAVPAIKKRLKKLLAADEIDEVYRLLGVDCRQARPAYVGPAPLKKEDGAYVDRWGTVRQQVKNSSGGIYEEYAAYPLNDFESPAAIKSWEGWPEIGHWDFSDLDQRIECLNEDTRYHIRLELGGIFELSWGLYGFADFLTDLVERPELPCAVMDKFTGLFCRIARRALEQAGDKIDLVYTYDDVGTQSNLLISKKMWREFLLPRHQKLNEVIKSYSKPIMYHSCGAIYPLISELKEKMGIDVLNPLQPRAEGMDMKKIKKNYGGSLSFHGGIDLQKTLPRGSPAEVREEARKRCQVLGRGGGYICAPAHHVQSDTPLGNIIALYTADREL
- a CDS encoding pyridoxal phosphate-dependent aminotransferase, with product MKIKLRSRIKKFKKMSYVEAETDPVLEGEDISLDCSLGVNPLGPLPEADRAAEEIDWQRVGDYPDPAYPELRELISCCWQGIFQPDEDQIFIGSGAAGLLERVLKLFLEKDKVVFGFRPQFPEVCNFVKILGGKYDSIPLAADGFKFEGEKFLESIRPGHDLIFIDNPNNPSGQIIDIDLLARVAARAAEEEIPVIIDEAYGGFMSCDNSALKLLEDCENLLVIRSLSKGLGLANLRLGYLVTSKTIAQYYRQINLSPFTCPDILRPFWEQALTDRDYLAMSREKIARSKSRIMREIEKEEGFDLAATDAEVPILLLGAKNDINLYREFRQRGIKTAPGDQFPGLDRSFVRIQTPVKDENIDKLLTTIKKII
- a CDS encoding Rid family detoxifying hydrolase — translated: MSSIEEIAAEESPAAVGPYSQGVTFENHVFVSGQLPLKPEGGMVSGDIADQAEQCLENIEKILSEAGANFDDVLKARIFLDDLDDFDEVNEVYRKFFSEPYPARSCVEVARLPKGAGLEIEVLARR
- a CDS encoding FadR/GntR family transcriptional regulator → MFEDETIEQSNMYEKIVERILDLLKEGELKPGDNLPSEKKLAQNFGVSRVTIRESLQVLELLGLIEKKKGASTEVISDRPIFKNIFSLSFDENTEETLLELYEIRILIEPEVVKRVAARELSDKKLADIEKALKKMKSQIEKGEAGRLEDITFHQAIIKAWGNNILTSFIISLIELQHKSRKITLTDRPEEAFRYHQEIYKAVVEGASEKASQAMKAHLKESMEVLQKRL
- the nhaC gene encoding Na+/H+ antiporter NhaC, whose translation is MDVSDEVRDPTIGEVLLVLVAFLVVVFSFVSIYDLPIQLALFISWFLVIALGVRLGYSYEELEEGLMDGIREGMGAILILITVGTLIGTWIAGGVIATLIYYGLAIIHPSIFLLATLIITSLTSLATGTSWGSAGTSGIAMMGVGAGFGYPMPLVAGAVLSGVYFGDKLSPLSDSTNFTASMSNVKVIEHVRSMLTLIVPAWVISAILYTIVGLMMDVGTAPEEMARVEEYMEVMSTHFSINPIMLIPAAVVIILLVMRKPPVASIAFGALLGVVWAAVFQGIGFFEALGTAYDGFVLDTGVEFIDDLLSRGGIYEMLPSIAVIMFGLGFGGLLEKVGGLRVIVDKISHLFKNPGRTAIGSIVVGIMGNMFGSAMYVSVIVPPKIMQGSYDKLNLKRTVLSRNTEVGGTLTSAMVPWSDNGIFMSTLLGVSVFEYIPYMWMAFIAMILAVLYGYTGLFMWKTDEETR
- a CDS encoding asparaginase; the encoded protein is MQDILIVSTGGTIASVESVNGKTPGLRAKELIEYLPGLKSAGSLETIDVFEIDSTNMQPEDWLTIAEVIREQSQDYEGVVVTHGTDTMAYTAGALTYLLQDLELPVVLTGSMRPIGRPMSDARGNLVDAIRCACRDIEGVFVVFDGKVLNGPRAVKVHTRKFAAFESINYPPVGEVCGNRIRFNSEIFKDFDGAGEETAAGKSPAELRPGSVPAEKPALNPNVALVKLFPGLEPDLITRLADERDGLVLEAFGLGNVPFRERDLSRRIDEALSRVPIAVTSEVQAGSTDLSTYEAGKRIKDAGVISSKDMTTPALMTKFMWALSRAENRDEIEKLLHQPVQADIIPAPSRS
- a CDS encoding aspartate ammonia-lyase; its protein translation is MESRIEEDSIGKKEIPAGAYYGVHSLRAAENFQITDLNIHPRLVRSLAKIKKAAAITNSRIGLLEDSRAEAISQACDEVIGGAYRDQFIVDAVQGGAGTSINMNMNEVLANRAIEILGGEKGDYDVVHPNNDVNMGQSTNDVIPTAAKITTISMLEEVVERVEALHEALDEKGDEFDEIIKMGRTQLQDAVPIRLGQEFKAYATAVRRDRRRIEETIEDLKVINLGATAVGTGLNADQNYFDIVTRVLKDITALDLTQAEDLIDATQNVDAFVGVSSSLKTCVSNLSKIASDLRLMSSGPRTGLNEINLPAVQAGSSIMPGKVNPVIPEVINQIAYHIMGSDATITKAAEAGQLELNVMQPVIMYNLFQAIEMLRKGLETFVENCIKGIEANAERCEELVDSSVGIITAISPHIGYETAARIAKRALDEDRSVREVILEEEILDEAKLEKILNPYEMTEPGIAGRDILNEEEE
- a CDS encoding fumarate hydratase, which translates into the protein MRKIKVDEITEEVARLAQESNYYLPDEMEEFLDKAARQEESPAAREALEQIRKNAEIAAEEKLPMCQDTGVTVVFAEIGSQVELVGGTLREAVNAGVRKGYKEGYLRKSIVKDPAGSRENTGDNTPAVIHTELVSGDDLKLTVAPKGGGSENMSRLEMLTPAAGVAGVKDFVVDTVIEAGPNPCPPIIVGVGIGGNFEKCALLAKKALLEPLTPERKDSEMPELEKELLEEINKSGIGAQGFGGITTALAVNIKTHPCHIASLPVAVNINCHAARHKSTVI
- a CDS encoding Fe-S-containing hydro-lyase, encoding MSIKLETPLEEEKLAELRAGDSVEVSGIIYTARDAAHERLVNRLEEGENLPFEIRGQMIYYVGPAPAKPGYAIGPAGPTTSSRMDPYTPPLLEAGLKGMIGKGSRSPEVRKELQKHGAVYFGAVGGAAALISSRIESSEIIAYEELGPEAVRRLEIRELPLVVINDTVGGDLFQEGREKYRQSS